A stretch of DNA from Methylomicrobium lacus LW14:
TACCGAATGCAATGAAGCCCAACATTCAACATAAAATCAGGAAGATAGCCGAGCCCCTACTGAACGCCTCCTTAGAGTTCATGGCGCTGAATCGGTTGAATGTCAATGATGGGGTCAATCAGCCCGCGTAATTTTTCAACTGATGTTTTATGCCGAATATCTTCAAGTTGCTGACGGCCGCCGCGAAGGCAGTGTTGAATGAGTAGGCGCATCTCGGACGGAACAATGGATACCGACTCAAGAACCAAAGCTCGAGGCGATCCAGGCTCGATGGAAGCCAGATACACGGCAAAGTCGTTTTTTACTTGTTGCAGCGCCTCGGCCAGTACATCTTCTTCGGAAAGCCCCATGCCGGAGGCTGTGAATGAATCATTATCGAACTTAAAGGAAAAAGCGCGAAAGAACTCACCGATAACGACAAAGCTCTCACCCTTGAAGTGGTGAATATTGGATAAGTCGGCTGCCGTGATTGCGAAACCGAATACGCCCAGTAACGGAGTTTCTATGCTGTAGATTCGGATTTGAGACATTCGCCCTCCAAGTGCTCTAACGAGTAATTTTACGTTTTTCTTATATATTCATTAATTTTAGACGTATTTGGCAATAAATGCTCGGCCGATAAATTCCGGGAAGGCGAATTCACGTTCATTTCCGCTTACGGATGATGCCCTGGCGCCAACAGCAGAAGCGCATCTTCAATCTGCCTGATGCTGACGTCGATGGCATGCCGCCGCCTGAACTCCTGCTGTAAGCGCAGAGGGTCCCGATGCTCGAACTGCATCGCATCGATCAAGCCCGACAGATCCTCATTGACGGCCCAGGGATAGATGAGCCATCGCCATGCATGAATAGTCTCGACATAGTAATCCGGCACAAAGTCGGATACGGTTTTGAGCTGCATGACCGCCGTGTGCAAGGCGTTGAACGCGCCGGCTGCGCGAAGATGCTCGACCGCGACCACAAAGGTATCGCCGCTGTCGCAAACATCGTCGAGCAGCAGCACGTTGCGTCCGGTGATGTCCGCATTCAACGGGTATTTGACGAAGGCGGCCTGCTGTTTTTGCGCGCCCTGGTAATGCTCGATCTTGAAAGTGGCCAGGTCGGCAATGCCGAGCATGTCCGACAACAGCCGTCCCGGGATATAACCGCCTCGCGCAACCGTGATGATCATGTCGATCGGAACGGCGTCCGCGCGCAATCGCTGCGCCAGTTCGCGGCACAAGCGGTAAACCTCTTCCCAGCTGATCAAGGTACAGGGCATGGTTTCTGTCATTACCGATCCTCGTTGTTGTGACGACGTTCCAGCAGGCGATAGCATAGCATCGTTGATGCCGGGCAGTAACAGGATCAAGGGAATGACATAAGGAAAATACTTTAATTTGATCCCCTCATCCCAACCTTCTCCCGGAGGGAGAAGGAACTAGGCCGCCATGCCTGCCTTGACAACGCCCGGACCCTCACTTATCTTTCCGCAGCTGAGTTTTGAAATGACTTTGGACCCACAGATTCATGATGGCAATTAAATTATCAACGGACCGATTCTCAAACGCGCGCTGGCAAGCCGGGTTCTCGGCTTATTTTTCACTGGCCTGTGTGCTGTTTTTCGTCATATCCGCCGCATTCACGGTGCTGCATCAGTCGTCATACTGGGACGATCCTTATCATTTAGCGGCCGGCGTTGCGCAACTGCAGACCGACGATCCGCGCTTGAACGCCGATCACCCGCCCTTGGCAAGATTGCTCGGCGCCCTTCCCTCACTGTTCATGGAGCTTCCGTCGGTCGCCGATGGCAATCCGAATGCCTGGAAACAGGCCGATATTTTTTATACCACCAACGCTTATATTGGTACGATCGAAGAAAGGCTGTTGTTACCCGGACGGCTGACGATGCTCGGCTTTGCGCTGCTGCTCGGCTGGCTCTTATACGCCTGGGCGAAAGAATTGTTCGGAGCCGAGCGCGCCTGGCTTCCGCTCGCGCTTTTTGCGTTTTGTCCGCCGCTGTTGGCCAACGCACCATTGGTGACCACCGATACGGCGGCCACAACATTGATGTTTGCCGCCGTGTATGGCTGGTGGCGCTATTTAAACAAGCCGACCTTGGTCCGTCTGGGATGGGCCTCCCTAGCCGTCGCTGCCGCTTTTTGCGCGAAATTTACCGCGGTTCTGCTGGCGCCCTTATTTCTATTGTCCGGCATTGCGGCCGTGCTCTCGCCGGCGCAGCTTCCATACGACGGCAAACGCCGGATGCTGATCATCGGCGGCGCCTTGCTGGCCATTAGCGCGGCGACGATTTTCGGCATCGACCTCGCCTATTTTTTCGACGGCGTCTGGCTGACGCCGCCGGAATATCTAGCGCATTCACGCTCACTGAATTCTACTTTGCAGGCCGGTTCGGAAACGTTGGCCGATTTCTGGCCGGCTTGGCTGCCGGTGCCCTTGCCGTTTTATTATGTGACCGGCTTGATATGGGTTTTGACTCGCGCCGGCAGCCTCGGGCACTGGACTTATTTTCTCGGCGAGGCAGGCCCCGGCGGATGGCCCAATTATTTTTCGCTGCTGCTGTTGGTCAAGCTGCCGATTGCGGCCTTGATGCTGATCGGATTCGGGCTCTCGCAGGCGCTATCGCGTTTTTCCCGCGATGCCTGGAACGTGCTGTTTCTGGCCTTACCGCCGCTGTTATTGATCGTGATCGCCTCGATCGGCAAGATGCAAATCGGCATTCGCCACATTCTGCCGGCTTTCCCGTTCCTGTTTTTGCTTGCCGGTTATACCTTGCGTTACCGTCTCACCCGCGGGCGGGTGCTCGCGGCGGGCTTTTTGGTCGCACTGAGTGCTGTCAGCACGCTATCGGTGTATCCGAATTACCTGATGTATTTCAATTTTCTGGCCGGCGGCCCGGAACAGGGTTGGCGCATCTCGATCAACGGCGATGACTACGGACAGGGAGGGTCGGATTTGCTGCGCTGGCTGCAAGCCAGAAACATCGACCGCCTGGCTTATCTGCCCAACGGCTGGGGGGGAACACAGCTGAGCCGCGCCGGAATCAGTTACACCCCGCCCCCTTGCAGCGATACCGGCGAACTGGTGGCCGTGCATGCCGGGCGCCTGCTGACCCCGGAAAATCTTGCCGAATCGATGTGTTTTGACTGGATGCGGCTGCGGCAACCGGATCAAAAAATCGGCTATTCGATTTTTATCTATAACGCAGGAAATGCGGCGACTCGCGACGTTCAAGGCTATTTGAATAAAAGCCTGGCGCTGTACAATGCCGGCAAATTCAACGAAAGCATCGAGGCCGGCAGAAAAGCGCTGCAATGGGAGCCGAACAACGCCGAGGCTTACAATAATATCTGTGCCGCTCACAATAACCTCAAACACTGGCGGCAAGCGATCGATGCCTGTAACCGGGCGATCTCCCTGAAACCCGGCCATGCGCTCGCTAAGAATAATCTGGCTTGGGCGAAACAAAACATGGCGAGGGCGCAGCCATAAAGCCGCGGTTTCGCGTGCGACTGATCATCGCGAAAAACCGGGCTTCAATAACAGAACAGGGGCGACCCGCGCCCCTGAAACTTGAAGGTAACGGCCGGGTCAAGAACCTTTGCCGCTGAGCGCTTCGGCGTTACGTTTGGCCAGCGAGTCGATCAAGGCCCCCAAGGAGCCTTTCTTCTGAATGTCATCGCTGAAGCTCGAACGGTAATTCGTGACCAGGCTCACGCCCGCGATGATGATGTCGTACACTTTCCAGCCGCCTTTCCCGAGATACATCCGGTAATTGACCTGCACCGGATTGAGCCCCGGCTGCAAGACTTCCGATCTGACGACGACCTTCTTGCCGTCGCTGCCCGCATCGATCGGCTGGAAACGCAGGGTCCAGTCGTTATACTCGACAAAGGCCCTGGAATAGGAGCGGACCAGCATCGTCCTGAATTCGTTCTTGAAGCGTTCGCGGTCGCCCGGCGACGCGGTTTTCCAATGCTTGCCGAGGACCAGCGGCGCGATCACGTCGAAATCGGTATGCGGCTGGATCACGCCGTCGACGAAGCGGGTGACTTGCGCAAAATTGCTGGTAAAGGCCTTGTTTTGCAGTTTTTGATGCAATTGATCCGAGATGCCCTGGATGACCTGTTGCGGTTCCTGCAAGCCGCCGGCCATGCCTTGGGCTGTCGGCATCAGGCCAAAAATGACCAGGCCGAATATCGCGTATTTTTTTATCAGTTTTTGCATCGATGATTTATCCTACTTGTCGTAATGAGAGAAATTGTGCGGCGGCTTATCCGCTAAAACGAATACTGCGACAACGGCAAGCTGCGCACCCGTTGCCCGCTGAGCAAGAACAGCGCGTTGCAGACCGCCGGCACGATCGGCGGCGTGCCGGGCTCGCCGATGCCGCCGAGCGGCGCGCCGCTGTTGATGATTTCGACCTCGACGACCGGCATCTGGTCGGGGCGCAAGATCGGGTAGGTGTCGAAATTGCCTTGCACGACGCGGCCCTTCTCCAGCGTGATGGCCTCGCCCATCGCGGCCGAGAGTCCAAAGCAAACCCCACTTTCGATCTGCCGTTTGACGATCGCGGGGTTCACCGCGAAGCCGCAATCGACCGCGCACCAGACCCGTTCGACCTTGATCTCGCCATCCTGATTCAGGCTGACTTCGGCCACTTCGGCGACGATGCTGTTGAACGATTCATGCAGCGCCAAGCCCATCGCCCGCTTGAGGCCTTGCGTATCGGCCCAGGGCTTTGCCTTCCATCCGGCCAGGTTTGCGGCCGTCTCCAGGACTTTTTTGAAGCGCGGCTGCTCGGCCAGCAATTTCAGGCGGAATTCGAGCGGATCGGCTCCGGCTGCATGCGCCATCTCGTCGAAGAACGATTCCTTGAAAAAACAATTCTGCGAGTGGCCGACCGAGCGCCAGAAGCCGATCGGCGCCTCTTTGACCGGCACATTGACCACATTCGTGCGCTTGTTCGGAATCGCATAAGGCAGCTCGACCGTGCCTTCGAACACGCTGGTGTCCAGATCGGAATTTTTGACAAAGCCCGGCATCAGGCGGGTCATCGGCCCTTCGCCGACCGAGGTGATCTGCAAGGCGACCGGATTGCCGTCCTTGTCGAAGCCGGCGCCGAACTTCGCGGCCGACATCGGCCGGTAATGGTCGTGTTGAAGATCTTCCTCGCGCGTCCAGATCACCTTGATCGGCTTGCCCGGATGTTTTTTGGCCAAGGTGATCGCCTGGATTGCATAATCCATAACGAAACGGCGACCGAAACCGCCGCCGAGGAACGGCGTGATCACCTCGATCGCCTCGGGCTTCAGCCCGGTGATCTCGGCCGCGACCCCGACCACGAAATCGACGCCCTGGTTCGGCGCCCAGACCGTGCAACGGTCCTGGGTGACCAGCGCGGTACAATTCATCGGCTCCATCGTGACGTGCGCGATGAACGGCGCGTGATATTCGGCCTCGATGGTCTTCGCGGCGGAGGCCATCGCCTTGGCCGCATCGCCGGCTTCCTCGGCGACATGGCCCGGTTCGTTCAGCGCCGCCTGCAACCTGGCCTTGTAATCTTTTGTCGAGAAACCGGCGTTCGCGCCTTCATCGAAGGTGACCGGCAGC
This window harbors:
- a CDS encoding xanthine dehydrogenase family protein molybdopterin-binding subunit; this encodes MNEIMNISLSRRQFLGLSAAAGASVLLLGVTLPTGCAKIGQTEQDQDLNAFIGIDDKGQVVFQNPFIEMGQGTYTSIPAIMAEELDVEMSAIKVVQAPHGADYKIMFDNTMRFTGGSLSVRSSYMTMRKAGATARAMLVQAAAEQWGVKPGDCTTEPGKVVHAASGRKLGYGELAEKAAKLTPPKDAPLKDSAAFRLIGQPVKRTDSLAKSTGAAEFGIDIKVDGMLHAAVMQSPVFGGKVASYDKEAVLKLPGVVAVEEIPNGVAVIADHFWHAKKALEKLPVTFDEGANAGFSTKDYKARLQAALNEPGHVAEEAGDAAKAMASAAKTIEAEYHAPFIAHVTMEPMNCTALVTQDRCTVWAPNQGVDFVVGVAAEITGLKPEAIEVITPFLGGGFGRRFVMDYAIQAITLAKKHPGKPIKVIWTREEDLQHDHYRPMSAAKFGAGFDKDGNPVALQITSVGEGPMTRLMPGFVKNSDLDTSVFEGTVELPYAIPNKRTNVVNVPVKEAPIGFWRSVGHSQNCFFKESFFDEMAHAAGADPLEFRLKLLAEQPRFKKVLETAANLAGWKAKPWADTQGLKRAMGLALHESFNSIVAEVAEVSLNQDGEIKVERVWCAVDCGFAVNPAIVKRQIESGVCFGLSAAMGEAITLEKGRVVQGNFDTYPILRPDQMPVVEVEIINSGAPLGGIGEPGTPPIVPAVCNALFLLSGQRVRSLPLSQYSF
- a CDS encoding glycosyltransferase family 39 protein: MAIKLSTDRFSNARWQAGFSAYFSLACVLFFVISAAFTVLHQSSYWDDPYHLAAGVAQLQTDDPRLNADHPPLARLLGALPSLFMELPSVADGNPNAWKQADIFYTTNAYIGTIEERLLLPGRLTMLGFALLLGWLLYAWAKELFGAERAWLPLALFAFCPPLLANAPLVTTDTAATTLMFAAVYGWWRYLNKPTLVRLGWASLAVAAAFCAKFTAVLLAPLFLLSGIAAVLSPAQLPYDGKRRMLIIGGALLAISAATIFGIDLAYFFDGVWLTPPEYLAHSRSLNSTLQAGSETLADFWPAWLPVPLPFYYVTGLIWVLTRAGSLGHWTYFLGEAGPGGWPNYFSLLLLVKLPIAALMLIGFGLSQALSRFSRDAWNVLFLALPPLLLIVIASIGKMQIGIRHILPAFPFLFLLAGYTLRYRLTRGRVLAAGFLVALSAVSTLSVYPNYLMYFNFLAGGPEQGWRISINGDDYGQGGSDLLRWLQARNIDRLAYLPNGWGGTQLSRAGISYTPPPCSDTGELVAVHAGRLLTPENLAESMCFDWMRLRQPDQKIGYSIFIYNAGNAATRDVQGYLNKSLALYNAGKFNESIEAGRKALQWEPNNAEAYNNICAAHNNLKHWRQAIDACNRAISLKPGHALAKNNLAWAKQNMARAQP
- a CDS encoding phosphoribosyltransferase, with translation MTETMPCTLISWEEVYRLCRELAQRLRADAVPIDMIITVARGGYIPGRLLSDMLGIADLATFKIEHYQGAQKQQAAFVKYPLNADITGRNVLLLDDVCDSGDTFVVAVEHLRAAGAFNALHTAVMQLKTVSDFVPDYYVETIHAWRWLIYPWAVNEDLSGLIDAMQFEHRDPLRLQQEFRRRHAIDVSIRQIEDALLLLAPGHHP
- a CDS encoding MlaC/ttg2D family ABC transporter substrate-binding protein, with the protein product MQKLIKKYAIFGLVIFGLMPTAQGMAGGLQEPQQVIQGISDQLHQKLQNKAFTSNFAQVTRFVDGVIQPHTDFDVIAPLVLGKHWKTASPGDRERFKNEFRTMLVRSYSRAFVEYNDWTLRFQPIDAGSDGKKVVVRSEVLQPGLNPVQVNYRMYLGKGGWKVYDIIIAGVSLVTNYRSSFSDDIQKKGSLGALIDSLAKRNAEALSGKGS